In Desulfovibrio legallii, a single genomic region encodes these proteins:
- a CDS encoding metallophosphoesterase family protein, producing the protein MDVVRYIHAADLHLDTPFLGLARETAQGEHLARLLREATFTALERLFRLCETEKPHFLVLAGDIYNEENHSVKAQLALRDGCRRLEAVGVRVFLAHGNHDPLNSQLTTLTWPDNVTVFGPEVESRTVGQDGRPLAVVHGISHARLRENRNLARLFRRDAEKDCFQLGVLHCTLEGQAKADRYAPCSLEDLKAAGLDAWALGHVHEGQILSQTPFVAYSGSAQGLHINEPGPRGCLRVSARPTPEGGYVCQAEPVRLGPVQWALVEADLDGVEQLDVVETRLAAALEAAAEATPPGCEALIARLRLCGRTGLDTLLRDPTHQTDLIERLEALQTATPGVWIKDMQASTSPLLDMEAALAREDLLGEVLRLAQNLEDQPEALAALADTALAPLYGHGQLRKLLSPVDAANRRALLEEARRLCTDLLEAR; encoded by the coding sequence ATGGACGTTGTACGTTATATCCACGCGGCGGACCTGCATCTGGACACGCCCTTTCTCGGCCTTGCCCGCGAAACGGCCCAGGGCGAACATCTGGCCCGCCTTCTGCGCGAGGCCACCTTCACCGCCCTGGAGCGGCTGTTTCGCCTCTGTGAAACGGAAAAACCCCACTTCCTCGTCCTGGCCGGCGACATCTATAATGAAGAGAACCACAGCGTCAAAGCCCAACTGGCCCTGCGCGACGGCTGCCGCCGTCTGGAAGCCGTGGGCGTGCGCGTGTTTCTGGCGCACGGCAACCATGACCCCCTCAACTCGCAGCTCACAACGCTTACCTGGCCGGACAACGTCACCGTGTTCGGGCCGGAGGTGGAAAGCCGCACGGTGGGACAGGACGGCCGCCCACTGGCGGTGGTCCACGGCATAAGCCACGCCCGTCTGCGCGAAAACCGCAATCTGGCCCGTCTCTTCCGCCGGGATGCAGAAAAGGACTGCTTTCAGCTGGGGGTACTCCACTGCACACTCGAAGGACAGGCCAAGGCGGACCGCTACGCGCCCTGCTCCCTGGAAGACCTCAAGGCCGCCGGGCTGGACGCCTGGGCCCTCGGCCATGTGCACGAAGGTCAGATCCTGTCCCAGACTCCCTTTGTAGCTTACAGCGGCAGTGCCCAGGGTCTGCACATCAACGAACCCGGCCCGCGCGGCTGCCTGCGGGTAAGCGCCCGCCCCACGCCGGAGGGCGGATACGTTTGCCAGGCCGAACCGGTACGCCTAGGGCCCGTGCAGTGGGCCCTTGTAGAGGCTGACCTGGACGGCGTAGAGCAGCTGGATGTGGTCGAAACGCGCCTTGCCGCCGCCCTGGAAGCGGCGGCCGAAGCCACGCCCCCCGGTTGCGAAGCCCTTATTGCCCGGCTGCGGCTGTGCGGCCGCACAGGGTTGGATACGCTGTTGCGCGACCCAACCCATCAGACCGACCTCATTGAACGCCTGGAAGCCCTGCAAACAGCCACCCCCGGCGTCTGGATCAAGGATATGCAGGCGTCCACCAGCCCGCTGCTGGATATGGAAGCCGCTCTGGCCCGCGAAGATCTGCTGGGAGAGGTGCTGCGGCTGGCCCAGAATCTGGAGGACCAACCGGAAGCTCTCGCCGCCCTGGCGGATACGGCCCTGGCCCCCCTGTACGGGCATGGCCAACTGCGCAAACTGCTCTCCCCGGTGGATGCCGCCAACCGGCGCGCCCTGCTGGAAGAAGCCCGACGCCTGTGCACCGACCTGCTGGAGGCGCGCTGA
- a CDS encoding AAA family ATPase, translating to MYIQSFHIDGFGIFADIGVEKLSPGLNIFLGENEAGKSTCLEFLRTTLTGYPSPHSNEGKALPGPLRGGRAGGSLTLNARGTGLLRLTRRPGAGGLTLLDNAGHPLEADVLQRLLAGVDREVYRKVFGFSLTELEDLKSLTGEGVRNALYGASFGPGLRSPAEALKALETRQAALFKPGGSVPQLNKALRQLTDLRKKMAELEQESAGYDALAAELAASREHLRQTRHRRTALEAERRQLERRRNVWLQWNEWRMAGTQLERLEPEGAAFPEDGRARLARAQEAGESCRRQLAAEEEKLRLLRERRDAVTLDPPLLAALPALRRLTERKSGFRQAEGALAAQETACRRAEENLQRELARLGPDWTCERIRATDRSLFAREDLEKQAREMDAAMSAHQAAVGTLHQCNQETAAAKREAATAAQALELLPTPTAVVDDQTRDDLRQALARHEEASRQRPGRLAAVQEARTTFARAYAPLRLSGATADEKDEQEAGRILDNLLARQDEALQLAAAVQTQLAQAETAAQDVRRSEDDVADVRNRMERLREEQRALNGPAREVLESQTTALRQLRALSSTLATEQERLAELEGRLISETPARSIKNLPLLLLGAALFLAGAGTLLAAWRLGVTSLPLTQGLEMPVNLWSGYLILFCGVGFLAAGLPHDGPERRRRKNEFAHLQSRRDACAAHVAELKEQARQLCATADVPDLDMVTLEATEVRLERERELCFREERARKDMETLRQALDQARAELAHLQTVHAAAEAQVQQVRRRWHEFLLALHVGAVPAPEGAAAFFAKVEAARLALGGVAAARTELEALEADMCAQETRLRTVPAVADLLPEPADAAALTRAVRQVLDACRDAEAAREQRIKAEAVLHNAQSECRRATDRQNRAAAAQQQAEERLAAARQTWTASLEGLGLGADLNPETVRQAFASMDTCLAAAAELERAQTVLAQSRAELSALREPLESLLHELQRQPERDADGTPRWLESLDAALTAAENAAAAQAQHDVLERRAVEQADSVAAATAALEAADLARQSLLALAGAQDAEHFLRLAALHEERTALRQRRQYLEDALSQAADGAPLEDFLAGFEAADQESQERRCAAIDEELPALVEREDALVKKTGELANRVEALSRADALSRLRQQEASLLESMERLAAGWSRAALARALLESAKRAFEQERQPEVIRLASQIFCRITGRRWRGISASLEDASLRILPAEGEAAGPETLSRGAREQAYLALRLAYIKNHAVHATPLPVIMDEVLVNFDPQRAERTARAFVDLTGGDPEAAHQLLYFTCQPHTVDLLRKADPGAALLLVEDGRIRPA from the coding sequence ATGTATATACAGTCCTTTCACATAGATGGATTCGGCATTTTTGCCGACATCGGCGTGGAAAAACTCTCTCCCGGCCTGAATATCTTTCTGGGCGAGAACGAGGCCGGCAAATCCACCTGCCTGGAATTCCTACGCACAACCCTCACGGGCTACCCCTCACCCCACAGCAATGAAGGCAAGGCCCTGCCCGGCCCTCTGCGGGGCGGCAGGGCCGGCGGCAGCCTTACTCTCAATGCCCGGGGAACCGGCCTGCTGCGTCTCACAAGGCGCCCCGGCGCGGGCGGCCTGACCCTGCTGGACAACGCGGGCCATCCGCTGGAGGCCGATGTTCTGCAGCGCCTGCTGGCCGGCGTGGATCGGGAGGTCTACCGCAAGGTCTTCGGCTTCAGCCTTACGGAACTGGAAGATCTCAAAAGCCTCACGGGCGAAGGCGTGCGCAACGCCCTCTACGGCGCCAGCTTTGGCCCCGGCCTGCGCTCGCCGGCCGAGGCGCTGAAAGCTCTTGAAACCCGGCAAGCAGCCCTGTTCAAACCCGGCGGCAGCGTGCCACAGCTCAACAAAGCCCTGCGCCAGCTCACAGACCTGCGCAAAAAAATGGCTGAACTGGAGCAAGAAAGTGCGGGCTACGACGCCCTGGCCGCAGAACTGGCCGCCAGCCGGGAACATCTGCGCCAGACCCGCCACCGCCGCACGGCTCTGGAAGCGGAACGCCGCCAGCTGGAGCGTCGCCGCAACGTCTGGCTGCAGTGGAACGAATGGCGCATGGCCGGCACGCAGCTGGAGCGCCTGGAGCCGGAAGGCGCGGCCTTTCCCGAAGACGGCCGGGCCCGACTGGCCCGCGCCCAGGAGGCAGGGGAAAGCTGCCGCCGCCAACTAGCTGCGGAAGAAGAAAAATTGCGTCTGCTGCGAGAACGGCGGGACGCCGTGACGCTGGACCCGCCCCTGCTGGCCGCCCTGCCCGCCCTACGCCGCCTGACGGAGCGCAAAAGCGGCTTCCGCCAGGCCGAAGGCGCGCTGGCCGCCCAGGAAACCGCCTGCCGACGGGCGGAAGAAAATCTTCAACGCGAGCTCGCCCGGCTGGGCCCGGACTGGACCTGCGAACGTATCCGCGCCACGGACCGCTCCCTGTTCGCCCGTGAAGATCTGGAAAAACAGGCCAGGGAAATGGACGCCGCCATGTCCGCCCACCAGGCCGCCGTAGGCACCCTGCACCAGTGCAATCAGGAAACGGCCGCAGCGAAACGCGAGGCCGCCACGGCAGCGCAGGCGCTGGAATTGCTGCCCACCCCGACGGCGGTCGTGGACGACCAGACCCGCGACGATCTGCGCCAGGCGCTTGCCCGCCATGAAGAGGCCTCCCGCCAGCGCCCGGGGCGTCTGGCTGCGGTACAGGAAGCCCGCACAACCTTTGCCCGCGCCTATGCCCCGTTGCGGCTTAGCGGCGCGACTGCGGATGAAAAGGACGAGCAGGAAGCCGGGCGCATTCTGGACAACCTGCTGGCCCGTCAGGACGAGGCTCTGCAACTGGCCGCGGCAGTCCAGACGCAGCTGGCCCAGGCCGAAACCGCCGCCCAGGACGTGCGCCGGAGCGAAGACGATGTTGCGGACGTCAGAAACCGCATGGAGCGGCTGCGTGAAGAACAACGCGCCCTCAACGGTCCGGCCCGCGAGGTGCTGGAGAGCCAGACCACAGCCCTGCGCCAGTTGCGCGCTCTTTCCTCCACGCTCGCCACAGAGCAGGAACGCCTGGCCGAGCTGGAAGGTCGCCTTATCAGCGAAACGCCCGCCCGCAGCATCAAAAACCTGCCCCTGCTGCTTCTGGGCGCCGCGTTGTTCCTGGCTGGAGCCGGCACGCTCCTGGCCGCCTGGCGGCTGGGCGTCACCAGCCTGCCTCTGACCCAAGGGCTTGAGATGCCGGTCAATCTCTGGTCAGGGTATCTGATCCTGTTCTGCGGCGTGGGCTTTCTGGCTGCGGGCCTGCCCCACGATGGGCCGGAACGCCGCCGCCGCAAGAACGAATTCGCCCACCTGCAGAGCCGCCGCGACGCCTGCGCCGCCCATGTGGCCGAGCTGAAGGAACAGGCCCGGCAACTCTGCGCCACGGCGGACGTGCCCGACCTGGATATGGTCACCCTGGAAGCCACGGAAGTGCGGCTGGAGCGGGAAAGGGAACTCTGCTTCCGAGAAGAGCGCGCCCGCAAGGATATGGAAACGCTCCGGCAGGCCCTGGACCAGGCCCGCGCGGAACTGGCCCACCTGCAGACCGTCCATGCGGCGGCCGAGGCGCAGGTGCAGCAGGTGCGCCGCCGCTGGCACGAGTTTTTACTGGCCCTGCATGTGGGCGCCGTGCCCGCCCCTGAAGGCGCAGCCGCCTTTTTCGCCAAGGTGGAGGCGGCCCGTCTGGCTCTTGGCGGGGTGGCCGCCGCCCGAACAGAACTGGAAGCGCTGGAAGCGGATATGTGCGCACAGGAAACACGCCTGCGCACCGTGCCCGCCGTGGCGGATCTTTTGCCGGAGCCGGCGGACGCGGCAGCCCTGACCCGCGCCGTGCGCCAGGTGCTGGACGCCTGCCGCGATGCTGAAGCCGCGCGGGAGCAGCGCATCAAGGCCGAAGCCGTCTTGCACAATGCCCAGAGCGAATGTCGGCGCGCCACAGACCGCCAAAACCGGGCCGCCGCCGCGCAGCAGCAGGCTGAAGAACGCCTGGCCGCCGCCCGGCAAACCTGGACCGCCAGCCTGGAGGGACTAGGGCTGGGCGCGGACCTCAATCCGGAAACCGTGCGCCAGGCTTTTGCCTCCATGGACACCTGCCTGGCCGCCGCTGCCGAACTGGAGCGCGCCCAAACGGTCCTGGCCCAGAGCCGGGCAGAACTGTCCGCTCTGCGCGAACCGCTGGAAAGTCTGCTTCATGAACTGCAGCGCCAACCGGAACGCGACGCCGACGGCACGCCCCGTTGGCTGGAAAGTCTGGACGCCGCCCTGACCGCAGCGGAAAACGCCGCCGCAGCGCAGGCCCAGCACGACGTTCTGGAACGCCGCGCCGTGGAGCAGGCGGATAGCGTAGCTGCGGCCACAGCCGCCCTGGAAGCCGCCGACCTGGCCCGGCAGAGCCTGCTGGCCCTGGCAGGCGCACAGGATGCGGAACACTTTTTGCGCCTGGCGGCCCTGCATGAAGAACGCACGGCCCTGCGCCAGCGTCGGCAATACCTGGAAGACGCCCTGAGCCAGGCTGCCGACGGCGCGCCGCTGGAAGATTTTCTGGCCGGCTTCGAGGCTGCAGATCAGGAGAGTCAGGAACGGCGCTGCGCCGCCATTGACGAAGAACTGCCCGCGCTGGTGGAGCGGGAGGATGCTTTGGTCAAAAAGACAGGGGAACTGGCGAACCGCGTGGAAGCTCTCTCCCGTGCGGACGCGCTCTCCCGCTTGCGGCAGCAGGAGGCCTCTCTGCTGGAAAGCATGGAGCGCCTGGCCGCAGGTTGGAGTCGCGCCGCCCTGGCCCGAGCCTTGCTGGAATCGGCCAAACGCGCCTTTGAACAGGAGCGCCAGCCCGAAGTCATCCGCCTGGCCTCCCAGATCTTCTGCCGTATCACGGGCCGCCGCTGGCGGGGCATCAGCGCATCACTGGAGGACGCCAGCCTGCGCATCCTGCCTGCCGAAGGAGAAGCCGCCGGGCCGGAAACCCTCAGTCGCGGCGCACGGGAGCAGGCCTACCTGGCCTTGCGCCTGGCCTACATTAAAAACCATGCGGTCCATGCCACGCCCCTGCCTGTGATCATGGACGAAGTGCTGGTCAACTTCGACCCCCAGCGCGCCGAACGCACAGCCAGAGCCTTTGTAGACCTCACGGGCGGCGACCCCGAAGCGGCCCACCAACTGCTCTACTTCACCTGCCAGCCGCACACCGTGGACCTGCTGCGCAAGGCCGACCCCGGCGCGGCGCTCTTGCTGGTGGAAGACGGCCGCATCCGCCCGGCCTGA
- a CDS encoding Ldh family oxidoreductase, which translates to MPDISLGDARRLGVRLLTRHKVSEKNAAPTVESLLRAEMEGIPSHGFSRIPYYVGQTDTGKVDGHAEPAVTRPKPGVVRVDARCGFAFRAFAEGLPELAAAAREQGIALMGVCNSHHAGVLGFPVADLAAQGLLALGFANSPASLAPYGGCKGVFGTNPLALACPRKAARPLVIDLSMGLLARGKVLQAAKKGELIPEGAAVDAEGKPTRDAAKAFAGALLPFGGPKGYALALMVEILAGLLPGAALAMEASSLFTPEGPAPRLGQSFIAIDPGSLAGADFADRLESLLRAITEQPGARLPGDRRIQRREAALAAGGITLPDELYAQLCGLE; encoded by the coding sequence ATGCCAGACATCTCTTTGGGCGACGCCCGCCGACTGGGCGTACGCCTTCTTACCCGGCACAAGGTCAGTGAAAAAAATGCCGCTCCCACGGTAGAATCCCTGCTGCGGGCAGAAATGGAGGGCATTCCCTCTCACGGTTTTTCACGTATTCCCTATTACGTGGGCCAGACAGATACGGGCAAGGTGGACGGCCATGCCGAGCCCGCCGTAACCCGTCCCAAGCCCGGCGTGGTGCGGGTGGACGCCCGTTGCGGCTTCGCCTTCAGAGCTTTTGCCGAGGGCCTGCCGGAGCTTGCCGCCGCTGCGCGCGAACAGGGCATAGCCCTGATGGGGGTATGCAATTCGCACCACGCCGGTGTGCTGGGCTTTCCCGTGGCCGACCTGGCGGCCCAAGGGCTGCTGGCCCTTGGTTTCGCCAACAGCCCGGCCTCTCTGGCGCCCTACGGCGGCTGCAAAGGAGTTTTCGGCACCAACCCTCTGGCCCTGGCCTGCCCGCGCAAGGCCGCGCGGCCGCTGGTCATTGATCTTTCCATGGGGTTGCTGGCCAGGGGCAAGGTCTTGCAGGCCGCCAAAAAAGGTGAGCTCATCCCTGAAGGCGCGGCAGTGGACGCTGAAGGAAAACCCACGCGGGACGCAGCTAAAGCCTTTGCCGGTGCTTTGCTGCCCTTCGGCGGGCCCAAGGGCTACGCCCTGGCCCTGATGGTGGAAATTCTGGCCGGGCTGTTGCCCGGTGCAGCCCTGGCCATGGAGGCTTCTTCCCTGTTTACGCCCGAAGGGCCCGCGCCGCGTCTGGGCCAGAGCTTTATAGCCATAGACCCCGGCAGCCTGGCGGGTGCGGATTTTGCGGACCGGCTGGAGAGCTTGCTGCGGGCCATTACTGAGCAGCCTGGCGCGCGCCTGCCTGGCGACAGGCGTATCCAACGGCGGGAGGCCGCCTTGGCCGCCGGCGGCATTACCCTGCCCGACGAGCTTTACGCGCAGTTGTGCGGTCTGGAGTAA
- a CDS encoding sigma 54-interacting transcriptional regulator, with translation MPPIVVIAPESASYQITQRVAVELGLQDKIRLHLTGLSRSLHVARQAEEQGAQVIVVRGWSANQIIEAGIKVPVVFLPISMRDLVYVLNQAAAKSPKKHPRLGFVAYPQLHKELAAISTLLRPDLRIYPSGGQPEEMRAAIAQAAEDGVDVVIGGETSVNIAESLGLCSQLLICGETSVRQALLEAQRIVYARELEQAQSLKFKTVIDHSHDGIVSLDAAGRVLLVNPVARRMLRLKNDITHYAFKSILDLPHLDRCLLLGASVEDEMVAVEGRKLLFSAIPIHVAGFVHGAVITFQEPRAIAAKESKIRHEDAAMTAQHTFEDILGASPDILAAIARARRFATARQPVLIQGETGTGKELFAQSIHNASPRSQEAFVAVNCGALPQSLLESELFGYADGAFTGASRKGKPGLFEMAHMGTLFLDEIGEMDLRAQQRLLRVLETQCVLRISGTRNIRVDVRVIAATNADLWERVRKGRFRADLFYRLSVLVLSLPPLRQRPGDIELLARHFFDQDNESPPLDEKALAVLRAHPWAGNVRELRYFIQRLRITSPARLDAQALKAELLPSFHPQAAPCPQQAPPLSVPEETDERTRIRAALAACHGHQGNAARLLHISRSTLFRKMRKLGLR, from the coding sequence ATGCCCCCTATTGTCGTCATCGCTCCTGAAAGCGCCAGCTACCAAATAACCCAAAGGGTTGCCGTTGAACTGGGCCTGCAGGACAAAATCCGTCTGCACCTCACTGGCCTCAGCCGTTCGCTGCACGTAGCCCGTCAAGCTGAAGAGCAAGGGGCGCAGGTTATTGTGGTGCGCGGCTGGTCCGCCAATCAGATCATTGAAGCGGGCATTAAGGTTCCTGTGGTGTTTTTGCCCATCAGCATGCGCGACCTGGTCTATGTCCTGAACCAGGCGGCGGCCAAATCGCCCAAGAAGCATCCACGCCTGGGCTTTGTAGCTTACCCGCAGCTGCACAAGGAGCTGGCCGCCATCAGCACCCTGCTGCGCCCGGATCTGCGCATCTACCCCAGCGGCGGCCAACCCGAAGAGATGCGTGCGGCCATCGCCCAGGCTGCCGAAGACGGCGTGGACGTGGTCATAGGCGGCGAAACCTCTGTCAATATTGCCGAAAGCCTGGGCCTGTGCAGCCAGCTGCTGATCTGCGGCGAGACCTCCGTCCGTCAGGCCCTGCTGGAGGCCCAGCGTATTGTCTACGCCCGTGAGCTGGAGCAGGCCCAAAGCCTCAAATTCAAAACGGTCATTGACCATTCCCACGACGGCATCGTTTCTTTGGACGCCGCGGGGCGTGTGCTTCTGGTCAACCCCGTGGCCCGGCGCATGCTCCGTCTCAAAAACGACATCACCCATTATGCCTTCAAAAGTATCCTGGACCTGCCCCACCTGGATCGTTGCCTGCTGCTCGGGGCCAGCGTGGAAGACGAAATGGTGGCGGTGGAAGGCCGCAAACTGCTGTTCTCGGCCATTCCCATTCATGTGGCTGGCTTCGTGCACGGCGCTGTCATCACCTTTCAGGAACCCCGTGCCATTGCCGCCAAAGAGAGCAAAATCCGCCATGAAGACGCCGCCATGACGGCCCAGCACACCTTTGAGGATATTCTGGGCGCATCGCCAGACATCCTGGCGGCCATAGCCAGGGCGCGCAGATTCGCCACAGCGCGACAGCCCGTGCTGATTCAAGGTGAAACGGGCACCGGCAAAGAACTTTTTGCCCAGTCCATCCACAACGCCAGCCCCCGCAGTCAGGAGGCCTTTGTGGCCGTCAACTGCGGCGCTCTGCCGCAGTCGCTTCTGGAATCGGAGCTCTTCGGCTATGCGGACGGCGCCTTTACCGGCGCCAGCCGCAAGGGCAAACCCGGCCTTTTTGAAATGGCGCACATGGGCACCCTGTTTCTGGACGAAATCGGCGAAATGGACCTCCGGGCCCAGCAACGCCTGTTGCGCGTACTGGAAACCCAATGTGTGCTGCGCATCAGCGGCACCCGCAACATTCGGGTAGACGTGCGGGTCATTGCCGCCACCAATGCCGACCTGTGGGAACGGGTCCGCAAGGGACGCTTCCGCGCAGACCTGTTCTACCGCCTTTCCGTACTGGTGCTTTCCCTGCCGCCTTTGCGCCAACGCCCCGGCGACATAGAGCTGCTGGCCCGCCACTTCTTCGATCAGGACAACGAAAGTCCGCCCCTGGATGAAAAGGCCCTGGCGGTGCTGCGCGCCCACCCCTGGGCCGGGAACGTGCGCGAATTGCGCTATTTTATCCAAAGGCTGCGCATAACCAGCCCGGCCCGGCTGGACGCACAGGCCCTCAAGGCCGAGCTTCTCCCTTCCTTCCATCCACAGGCCGCGCCCTGCCCGCAGCAAGCCCCTCCCCTCTCCGTCCCGGAAGAAACCGACGAGCGTACGCGCATCCGCGCAGCACTCGCCGCCTGCCACGGCCACCAGGGCAATGCAGCCAGGCTGCTGCACATCAGCCGCAGCACCTTGTTCCGCAAAATGCGCAAGCTGGGGCTTCGCTGA
- a CDS encoding indolepyruvate ferredoxin oxidoreductase subunit alpha — MVYINRQWCKGCGICVAFCPKKALSLDDAGKACHNPELCVECGMCEQYCPDLAVTVEKTAKAGKAGNGKEAA; from the coding sequence ATGGTCTACATCAACCGCCAATGGTGCAAGGGCTGCGGCATCTGCGTGGCCTTCTGCCCCAAAAAGGCGCTCTCTCTGGATGACGCGGGCAAGGCCTGTCACAATCCGGAGCTGTGCGTGGAGTGTGGCATGTGCGAACAATACTGTCCCGATCTGGCCGTGACGGTGGAAAAGACCGCCAAGGCCGGTAAAGCCGGCAACGGCAAGGAGGCCGCATGA
- a CDS encoding 2-oxoacid:acceptor oxidoreductase subunit alpha: MSEGEIRFVQGNEACVRGALYAGVRFFAGYPITPSTEVAEHLAEQLPRVGGKFVQMEDEIASMCAVCGASLAGSKAMTATSGPGFSLKQEAIGYAVMAEIPCVVVNVQRGGPSTGLPTKVAQGDVNQARWGTHGDHAIIVLTASTIQDVFSITVEAFNLAETYRTPVILLFDEVVGHMREKLFVPPAGELPVVERLHTDVAAGVNYHPYLPREDGRLPMSDFGGVHRYNVTGLFHDIWGFPTENPEQVSKLLYHLVDKIENRAHLLARWKEFYLEDAEHIIISYGSSARSARHLVETRRSKGDRIGLLELQTLWPFPAQLVREKTAKARNIFVVEMNMGQITTQVKQVVQRPDRVFLVNRMDGIMVTPTDIGKVMRVIEGRGF, from the coding sequence ATGAGCGAGGGTGAAATCCGTTTCGTGCAGGGCAACGAGGCCTGTGTGCGCGGCGCTCTGTACGCCGGGGTGCGTTTTTTTGCGGGCTATCCCATTACTCCGTCCACCGAGGTGGCCGAACATCTGGCGGAGCAGCTGCCCCGTGTGGGCGGCAAATTTGTGCAGATGGAAGATGAAATTGCCTCCATGTGCGCGGTCTGCGGCGCTTCTCTGGCCGGTTCCAAGGCCATGACCGCCACCAGCGGGCCGGGCTTTTCCCTCAAGCAGGAGGCCATCGGCTATGCGGTCATGGCCGAGATTCCCTGCGTGGTGGTCAATGTGCAGCGCGGCGGCCCTTCCACGGGCCTGCCCACCAAGGTGGCCCAAGGCGACGTGAACCAGGCCCGCTGGGGCACCCACGGCGACCACGCCATCATCGTGCTCACGGCTTCCACCATTCAGGACGTTTTCAGCATCACGGTAGAGGCCTTCAACCTGGCCGAAACCTACCGCACGCCGGTCATTCTGCTCTTTGACGAGGTGGTGGGCCACATGCGTGAAAAGCTCTTTGTGCCGCCGGCGGGCGAGTTGCCCGTGGTGGAGCGCCTGCACACGGACGTGGCCGCCGGGGTCAACTACCACCCCTACCTGCCGCGCGAAGACGGCCGCCTGCCCATGTCAGACTTCGGCGGCGTGCACCGCTACAACGTTACCGGCCTGTTCCACGATATCTGGGGCTTCCCCACAGAAAACCCCGAACAGGTCAGCAAACTGCTCTACCACCTGGTGGACAAGATTGAAAACCGCGCCCACCTGCTGGCCCGCTGGAAAGAATTTTACCTGGAGGACGCGGAGCACATCATCATTTCCTACGGCTCTTCAGCGCGCAGCGCCCGGCATCTGGTGGAAACCCGCCGCTCCAAGGGCGACCGCATCGGCCTGCTGGAGCTGCAGACCCTCTGGCCCTTCCCGGCCCAGCTGGTGCGGGAAAAGACCGCCAAGGCCCGCAACATTTTTGTAGTGGAGATGAACATGGGGCAGATCACCACCCAGGTAAAACAGGTGGTACAGCGGCCGGACCGCGTGTTCCTGGTCAACCGCATGGACGGCATCATGGTCACGCCCACAGACATAGGCAAAGTCATGCGGGTTATCGAAGGAAGGGGGTTCTGA
- a CDS encoding 2-oxoacid:ferredoxin oxidoreductase subunit beta, whose amino-acid sequence MSVQNIRERFFPHIWCPGCGHGTILNNLLHTVQELNIDPSNMCMVSGIGCSARISGYVDFHSMHTMHGRALACATGIKMTRPELNVVVPMGDGDAMAIGGNHFIHACRRNIDMVAIIMNNRIYGMTGGQYSPLSGEGILATTAPYHSIDHAFDTVKLAAGAGASFVARTTTFHVKEIVSLLKKAFAHKGFSVVEILTQCPTYFGRKNKMGGAVQMLEWYRDNTAPLGSKKLEENPHLIPRGVFVDEERPEYCEEYAKIIAKAHKE is encoded by the coding sequence ATGAGCGTGCAGAATATCCGAGAGCGGTTCTTCCCCCACATCTGGTGTCCGGGCTGCGGTCACGGCACCATTCTCAACAACCTGCTGCACACGGTGCAGGAGCTGAACATCGACCCTTCCAACATGTGCATGGTTTCGGGCATTGGCTGTTCAGCGCGCATTTCGGGCTATGTGGACTTTCACAGCATGCACACCATGCACGGCCGGGCCCTAGCCTGCGCCACGGGCATCAAGATGACCAGGCCCGAACTCAACGTGGTGGTGCCCATGGGCGACGGCGACGCCATGGCCATTGGCGGCAACCACTTTATCCACGCCTGTCGCCGCAATATCGACATGGTGGCCATTATTATGAACAACCGCATCTACGGCATGACCGGCGGGCAGTATTCGCCCCTTTCCGGTGAGGGCATCCTGGCCACCACCGCGCCCTACCACAGTATTGACCACGCCTTTGACACGGTGAAGCTGGCCGCAGGCGCGGGGGCCTCCTTTGTGGCCCGCACCACCACCTTCCACGTCAAAGAGATTGTCAGCCTGCTTAAAAAAGCCTTTGCGCACAAGGGCTTTTCCGTGGTGGAAATCCTCACCCAGTGCCCCACCTACTTCGGGCGCAAAAACAAAATGGGCGGGGCCGTGCAGATGCTGGAATGGTACCGAGACAATACCGCGCCCCTGGGCTCCAAAAAACTGGAGGAGAACCCGCACCTCATCCCCCGCGGCGTGTTTGTGGACGAAGAACGCCCCGAATACTGCGAGGAATACGCCAAAATCATCGCCAAGGCCCACAAGGAGTAG
- a CDS encoding 2-oxoacid:acceptor oxidoreductase family protein codes for MERYRFLLSGSGGQGIITMAILLAEAAALYEGLVAVQSQSYGPEARGGATRSDVIIADSEIFFPKVNQPNVLVALTDESATKYLPLIRPGGMCLYDSDLVHPSARIDARRVGLPLFHAVKETFNGKTQAFNICVLGALAALTKAVRLESLEKALADRFAPAFHESNKKALHLGADMAREAAPSA; via the coding sequence ATGGAAAGATACCGTTTTCTTCTCTCCGGCTCCGGGGGCCAGGGCATCATCACCATGGCCATTCTGCTGGCTGAAGCCGCAGCCCTCTACGAAGGTCTGGTGGCTGTGCAGTCCCAGTCCTACGGGCCGGAAGCCCGTGGCGGGGCCACCCGCTCGGACGTGATCATCGCGGACAGCGAAATCTTCTTCCCCAAGGTCAATCAGCCCAACGTGCTGGTGGCCCTCACGGACGAATCCGCCACCAAATACCTGCCGCTCATCCGCCCCGGCGGCATGTGCCTTTATGACAGCGATCTGGTCCATCCCTCGGCCCGCATTGACGCCCGCCGCGTGGGTCTGCCCCTGTTCCACGCCGTGAAGGAAACCTTCAACGGCAAAACCCAGGCTTTCAACATCTGCGTACTGGGGGCCCTGGCGGCCCTGACCAAGGCCGTGCGTCTGGAATCCCTGGAAAAAGCCCTGGCCGACCGCTTTGCCCCGGCCTTCCACGAAAGCAACAAAAAAGCCCTGCACCTGGGTGCGGACATGGCCCGCGAGGCCGCGCCTTCGGCCTAG